The stretch of DNA GTGGGAGCGACGGCCCTCCCACTGGTCGTCGCCGAGTTCGGCGTCCCGAGTTCGCGGGGCATCGCCCACCGACACGTCCACGGCCGCCACCAGGGGTGGCACACGGAGCGCGAGCAGGGCGAGATCCTCGTCCGGATGTTCGAGGACGTCGCCCACGCCGGCGCGGCCGGAGGGATCGCCTTCGCGTGGCAAAACGAGTGGTTCAAGCGGACCTGGAACCTCGACGCCCGTTCGGTCCCCGGTCGGAGACCCAACTGGTCGAACGTCGAGACGCCGGAACAGCGGTTCGGCCTGCTGGCGTTCGACCCGGTCGAGGGCCCGCGACTCGACGGCTCGCTCGACGGGTGGGGCGACGCCACCACTCTCGACGCCGAACCCACGGGCCCGGCCGCAGACGGACCGACGCTGACCGGCGTCCGGGTCACGCACACCTTCGAGGGACTGGCCGTCCGCCTCGCCTTCGACACACTCCCCGACCCGGTGGACTGGTCGGCCGTCAACGCACTCGTCACCGTCGGGCTGACCGGGCGCGAGCGCTCGCTCCCCTTCGGGACCGGCGCGTCGGCCGTCGCGGACGTGACGGTTCGGCTCGGCGGTCCCGGCGACTCCCGTCTGCTGGTGGCCGCCGACTACGACGCCTTCGCCCGCGAGTTCGGCGAAGCGGCAGGGCTCCCGCTCGACAGCTACCGCGACGGCAGCGCCGGCTTCGTCCCCTCCCGCGAGCCGGTCAACCTCGGCTACACGGTCCCGGCGACCGGCGAGCGCGTCCCGTTCGACGCCGTCGAGACGGGCCGACTGCGCTACGGGACCGGGGACCCCGACGCGGCCGACTACGACTCGCTGACCGACGTCCACGTCGCTGCCGACGCGATCGAACTCAGACTCCCGTGGCTGCTCCTGAACATCGCGGACCCGTCGGGCAAGCGACGCATCGCGACGGCGTGGGACGACGGCCTCGCGACCGAGCCCTTCGAGGACGTGGCCGTCGCCGCCGGCACGTACCGACCGGACTCGTCGGGCCGCGCCGTCGACGCCGACGGGCCGACGAACCTCGGCCACGTGGCACCGGGCGTCGACGGATCGCGGCTGCGGACGGTCCGGTACCGTTGGGAGCCCTGGGAGGACCCGGTATACGAGGAGCGACAGAAGGCGTCGTACGACGCCCTCGTCGACGCGTTCGGATCCGACTGACCACCGGAAGGCTTCTCCGCCTCGCTCCCCGAGCGCGTGTATGCGCCGCCGGGAACTCCTCCGCGCCGCCGGGACCGTCGGAGCGCTCGCCCTGCCCGGCCTCAGCGCCGGCCACCCGACGCCGAGCGGCGACGACGCCGCTACCCCGCAGTCGACGCCGACGGACGGCGCCCCCATCGGGACGCTCGCCCTCCCCGGTGCCCACGAACTCGTCACCAGCCCGGACGGCCACACCGCCTACGTCGCCACGGGGACCGGCGTCGCCGTCGTCGACGCCGTCGTCCCGGCGGCCCCCCGACTGCTCACCCACCGGACGGACCTGCTGGCCGACACCGAGGCCGGGCCGATGCGGGAGGTCCAGGACCTCGCCGTCGTCGGCGACCGCCTCCTCGTCGCCGGCCCCGCCCACCCCGCCGATGGCGCACACGGGCTCGTCGTCTTCGACGTCAGCGACCGCCGCCGGCCCCGTCGGGTCGGGGCCCACCTGACCGAGACGACGATCCACAACTGCGACTTCGACGGCCGGTACGCCTACCTGACCGCGAACGGCCGCGAGGGCAACCCCCTGCTCGTCGTCGACACCGAGACGGGGGCCGAGGCGGGCACGTGGTCGCTGTTCGACGCCGACGCGGCCTGGCGCGAGGTCCCCCCGAGCCTGCGTCCGCTCCACGACGTGTGGGTCCACGAGGGGCGGGCGTACCTCGCGTACTGGGACGCCGGGACGTGGATCCTCGACGTGGCCGACCCGGCAGATCCGGCGCTCGTCTCGCGGGTCCGTGGCCGAGGCCCGTCGACCCTCGCCGCGGTCGACGATCCGGCGACCGAACGGACCGAACCGCCCGGCAACGACCACTTCGTCACCGTGAACGAGGACGCGACGCTGCTGGGGGTCGGCAGCGAGTCGTGGGACCTCGGGGGCGACGGCTCCGGCGGCCCGGGCGGCATCGAACTGTTCGACGTCTCGGACCCGACCGCGCCCGAGTCGCTGGCGACCATCGACCCGCCCTCGACCAGCGACCCGACGCCCGGCGGCGTGCTGACGACGGCGCACAACTTCGAGCTCGTCGACGGGCGCTGCTACTCGGCGTGGTACAACGGCGGCGTCCGGGTCCACGACGTGCGCGACCCGGCCGACCCACGGGAGGTGTACGCGTGGCGGGACTCCGCGACCGCGTCGTTCTGGACCGCTCAGCGCGGGGCGCGGTGTTTCCTCGCGGCCAACACGAACGCCAACGCCGGCGGCGAGGTGACGCCGGGCGTCTACGCGTTCCCGGACCCGTCGCTCCCGACGCGAACGGCGAGGGAGTCGCCGAGCGGGAGCGACGGTGACGCCGCCGGCGGTCCGCTGAGCGTCTCCGGCGACGGGTTCGGCGTCGGGGCCGCGGTGGGCGCGGTCGGTGCGGCGGCGCTGAGTGCGTGGCGACACCGCCGGCGCGGGCGTGACTGACGCCGCTCCCGAGCGGCCGCCGCCGACCGGCTACGGGAGGACTCGACTGGCCGGCTACGAGAGGGCGCTGACCAGCGCGGCCGCCACGCTCCGGGCGCGGTCGGCGAGCGCCTCGGGCACGTCCCCCCGCTCGACGGCCGCGTCGAGTTCGTCGTCGTCGACCCGCTCGACGGTGCCGTCCGCGTGTCTCACCACGTCGACGTGCAGGTCGACGTAGCGGGCGGTGTCGGGGAACACCTCGACCGGCGTACAGACGTTGACGTAGGTGCCCTTCGAGGTCCCGTCGCCGTCGCGGTACACCGTCGGGTACCACCACCGCCCCTCCTTCAGCGTCGTCTCGGCGACGTCGCCGGCCTCCTTCGGGACG from Haloarcula litorea encodes:
- a CDS encoding LVIVD repeat-containing protein; translation: MRRRELLRAAGTVGALALPGLSAGHPTPSGDDAATPQSTPTDGAPIGTLALPGAHELVTSPDGHTAYVATGTGVAVVDAVVPAAPRLLTHRTDLLADTEAGPMREVQDLAVVGDRLLVAGPAHPADGAHGLVVFDVSDRRRPRRVGAHLTETTIHNCDFDGRYAYLTANGREGNPLLVVDTETGAEAGTWSLFDADAAWREVPPSLRPLHDVWVHEGRAYLAYWDAGTWILDVADPADPALVSRVRGRGPSTLAAVDDPATERTEPPGNDHFVTVNEDATLLGVGSESWDLGGDGSGGPGGIELFDVSDPTAPESLATIDPPSTSDPTPGGVLTTAHNFELVDGRCYSAWYNGGVRVHDVRDPADPREVYAWRDSATASFWTAQRGARCFLAANTNANAGGEVTPGVYAFPDPSLPTRTARESPSGSDGDAAGGPLSVSGDGFGVGAAVGAVGAAALSAWRHRRRGRD